One stretch of Priestia megaterium DNA includes these proteins:
- a CDS encoding SMI1/KNR4 family protein, with amino-acid sequence MNLNAFGKATEESIEELEEFLGFLLPEDYKKFLSEYNGGTSKVRYSKFFVKELNQEIPLDVLYGIGVKRTFDLSECYEEFEEDMLPNSLIIGDDPGSGLIVLITDTENHGVYYWDHSFYFPQSSEEENTYKIADSFKGFINGLKNP; translated from the coding sequence ATGAATTTAAATGCTTTTGGTAAAGCAACTGAAGAATCGATTGAAGAATTAGAAGAGTTTTTAGGATTTTTACTTCCGGAAGATTATAAAAAATTTTTAAGTGAATATAACGGGGGGACTTCGAAAGTTAGGTATAGTAAATTTTTTGTTAAAGAATTAAATCAGGAAATCCCTTTAGATGTCTTGTATGGTATAGGTGTAAAAAGAACTTTTGATTTAAGTGAATGCTATGAAGAGTTTGAAGAAGATATGTTACCGAATAGTTTAATAATAGGAGATGATCCAGGTTCAGGATTAATTGTACTTATTACAGATACTGAAAACCATGGTGTATATTATTGGGATCACTCTTTTTATTTTCCGCAGTCTAGTGAAGAAGAAAATACGTATAAAATAGCTGATAGCTTTAAGGGTTTTATTAATGGATTGAAGAATCCTTAG
- a CDS encoding immunity 22 family protein has translation MENPGAVSLWFGNCSDEDLLSKYVEIKYDNEGDRIPSSFMNDFQINFLEYNQDLLECTYNEYPTSSLSELLKNASYSDSLISELEDFYGESLEEPYNIVIRLYDFEYEELVEEAKLDGRKLKYMGSVIYED, from the coding sequence ATGGAAAACCCAGGAGCTGTTTCTCTTTGGTTTGGAAATTGTAGTGATGAGGATTTGTTAAGCAAGTATGTAGAAATAAAATATGATAATGAGGGAGATAGAATTCCTTCGAGCTTTATGAATGATTTTCAAATAAATTTCCTTGAGTACAATCAAGACTTATTAGAATGTACCTACAATGAATATCCTACATCTTCTTTGTCCGAATTACTAAAGAATGCTTCGTATTCTGATTCACTTATAAGTGAACTTGAAGACTTTTATGGTGAAAGCTTAGAAGAACCGTACAATATTGTTATTCGGTTATATGATTTTGAATATGAAGAACTTGTTGAGGAAGCAAAACTTGATGGTAGGAAGCTTAAATATATGGGTTCTGTTATTTATGAAGATTAG